One genomic region from Balaenoptera musculus isolate JJ_BM4_2016_0621 chromosome X, mBalMus1.pri.v3, whole genome shotgun sequence encodes:
- the TLR7 gene encoding toll-like receptor 7, whose protein sequence is MVFPMWTSKRQFLILFNMILISELLGARWFPKTLPCDVTLDAPNAHVIVDCTDKHLTEIPGGIPTNATNLTLTINHIAGISPASFYRLDHLVEIDFRCNCVPVRPGPKDNVCTKRLQIKPSSFSKLAYLKSLYLDGNQLLEIPQDLPPSLQLLSLEANSIFSIMKENLTELANLEILYLGQNCYYRNPCNVSFSIEKDAFLNMTNLKLLSLKDNNISAVPTILPPTLTELYLYNNIIAKIQEDDFNNLNRLQVLDLSGNCPRCYNTPFPCTPCENNSPLQIDLNAFDALTELQVLRLHSNSLQYVPQRWFKNVNKLKELDLSQNFLAKEIGDAKFLHLLHNLVQLDLSFNYELQVYHAFMNLSDAFSSLKNLKVLRIKGYVFKELRSSYLSPLHNLSNLEVLDLGTNFIKIADLSMFKQFKTLKFIDLSVNKISPSGDSSEDGFCSNMRTSVEGHGPQVLEALHYFRYDEFARSCRSKNKEPPSLLPLNEDCYKYGPTLDLSGNNIFFIKSSEFQYLSFLKCLNLSGNTISQTLNGSEFQPLVELKYLDFSNNRLDLLYSTAFEELRNLEVLDISSNSHYFQSEGITHMLNFTKNLKVLKKLMMNNNDIATSTSRTMESESLKILEFRGNHLDILWRDGDNRYLKFFKNLLNLEELDISENSLSFLPSGVFDGMPPNLKTLSLAKNGLKSFSWGRLQYLRNLETLDLSYNQLKTVPERLSNCSHSLKKFILKNNQIRHLTKYFLQDAFQLRHLDLSSNKIQVIRKTSFPENVLNNLDILFLHHNRFLCNCDAVWFVWWVNHTEVTIPYLATDVTCMGPGAHKGQSVVSLDLYTCELDLTNFILFSLSISAVLFLMMITTANHLYFWDVWYSYHFCKAKIKGYRRLISPNSCYDAFIVYDTKDPAVTEWVLDELVAKLEDPKEKCFNLCLEGRDWLPGQPVLENLSQSIQLSKKTVFVMTDKYAKTENFKIAFYLSHQRLMDEKVDVIILIFLEKPLQKSKFLQLRKRLCGSSVLEWPTNPQAHPYFWQCLKNALATDNHVTYSQVFKETA, encoded by the coding sequence gTGTTTCCAATGTGGACCTCAAAGAGACAGTTTCTCATCCTTTTTAACATGATCCTAATTTCCGAACTCCTTGGGGCTAGATGGTTTCCTAAAACTCTGCCCTGTGATGTCACTCTGGATGCTCCAAACGCCCATGTGATCGTGGACTGCACAGACAAGCATTTGACAGAAATTCCTGGAGGTATTCCCACCAATGCCACCAACCTCACCCTCACCATTAACCATATAGCGGGTATCTCTCCGGCGTCCTTCTACCGGCTGGACCATCTGGTAGAGATCGATTTCAGATGCAACTGTGTACCTGTTCGACCGGGGCCAAAAGACAATGTGTGCACCAAAAGGCTGCAGATTAAACCCAGCAGCTTTAGTAAACTCGcttatttaaaatctctttacCTGGATGGAAACCAGCTCCTAGAAATACCTCAGGATCTTCCGCCCAGCTTACAGCTGCTGAGCCTTGAGGCCAACAGCATCTTCTCGATCATGAAAGAGAATCTAACAGAACTGGCCAACCTAGAAATACTCTACCTGGGCCAAAACTGTTACTATCGCAATCCTTGTAATGTTTCGTTTTCCATTGAAAAAGATGCTTTCCTAAATATGACAAATTTAAAATTGCTCTCCCTAAAAGATAACAATATCTCAGCTGTCCCCACTATTTTGCCCCCTACTTTAACTGAACTCTATCTTTATAACAACATCATTGCAAAGATCCAAGAAGATGATTTTAATAACCTCAATCGACTGCAAGTTCTTGACCTAAGTGGAAATTGCCCTCGTTGTTATAATACTCCATTTCCTTGTACACCCTGTGAAAATAATTCTCCCCTACAGATCGACCTAAATGCTTTTGATGCATTGACAGAATTACAAGTTTTACGTCTACACAGTAACTCTCTTCAGTATGTGCCCCAAAGATGGTTTAAAAACGTTAACAAACTTAAAGAACTAGATCTTTCCCAAAACTTCTTGGCCAAAGAAATTGGGGATGCCAAATTTTTGCATCTTCTTCACAACCTTGTCCAATTGGATCTGTCTTTCAATTATGAACTTCAGGTCTATCATGCATTTATGAATCTGTCAGATGCATTTTCTTCACTGAAAAACTTGAAAGTTTTGCGGATCAAAGGCTATGTCTTTAAAGAGCTGAGAAGTTCATACCTCTCCCCATTACATAATCTTTCCAATCTTGAAGTTCTTGATCTTGGCACTAACTTTATAAAAATTGCTGACCTCAGCatgtttaaacaatttaaaacattgaAATTCATAGATCTCTCAGTGAATAAAATATCACCTTCAGGAGATTCAAGTGAAGATGGCTTCTGCTCTAACATGAGAACTTCTGTAGAAGGTCATGGGCCCCAGGTCCTTGAAGCATTACATTATTTCAGGTATGATGAATTTGCAAGGAGTTGCAGGTCCAAAAACAAAGAGCCTCCGTCTCTCTTGCCTCTTAATGAAGATTGTTACAAGTATGGGCCGACCTTGGACCTAAgtggaaataatatattttttatcaagtCTTCTGAGTTTCAGTATCTTTCTTTCCTCAAATGCCTAAACTTATCGGGAAATACCATTAGCCAAACGCTTAATGGTAGTGAATTTCAGCCTTTAGTGGAGTTGAAATATTTGGACTTCTCTAACAATCGACTTGATTTACTCTACTCAACAGCATTTGAGGAGCTACGCAACCTGGAAGTCCTAGATATAAGTAGTAACAGCCATTATTTTCAATCAGAAGGAATAACTCACATGCTAAACTTTACCAAGAACCtaaaggttctgaagaaactgATGATGAACAACAATGACATCGCTACCTCCACCAGCAGGACCATGGAGAGCGAATCTCTTAAAATTCTGGAATTCAGAGGAAATCATTTGGATATTTTATGGAGAGATGGTGATAACAGATACTTAAAATTCTTTAAGAATCTGCTGAACTTAGAGGAATTAGACATCTCTGAAAATTCCCTGAGTTTCTTACCTAGTGGAGTTTTTGATGGTATGCCTCCAAATCTAAAGACTCTCTCCTTGGCCAAAAATGGGCTCAAGTCTTTCAGTTGGGGAAGACTCCAGTATCTGAGGAATCTAGAAACGTTGGATCTCAGCTACAACCAACTGAAGACTGTCCCTGAGAGATTATCCAACTGTTCCCACAGCCTCAAGAAATTCATACTTAAGAACAATCAAATCAGGCACCTGACAAAGTATTTTCTACAAGATGCTTTCCAGTTACGACATCTGGACCTGAGCTCAAATAAAATCCAGGTTATCCGAAAGACTAGTTTTCCAGAAAACGTCCTCAACAATCTGGACATTTTGTTTTTGCATCACAATCGGTTTCTGTGCAACTGTGACGCTGTGTGGTTTGTCTGGTGGGTTAACCATACAGAGGTGACGATTCCTTACTTGGCCACAGATGTGACTTGTATGGGACCAGGAGCACACAAGGGCCAGAGTGTAGTCTCTCTGGATCTATATACCTGTGAGTTAGATCTGACTAACTTCATCCTGTTCTCACTTTCCATATCGGCAGTTCTCTTTCTGATGATGATCACAACAGCAAACCATCTCTATTTCTGGGATGTGTGGTATAGTTACCATTTCTGTAAGGCCAAGATAAAGGGGTATCGACGTCTGATATCACCGAATTCTTGCTATGACGCTTTTATTGTGTATGACACTAAAGACCCAGCAGTGACAGAGTGGGTTTTGGATGAGCTGGTGGCCAAATTGGAAGACccaaaagagaaatgttttaatttatgtcTCGAGGGAAGGGACTGGTTACCGGGGCAGCCTGTTCTGGAAAATCTTTCCCAGAGCATACAGCTTAGCAAAAAGACAGTGTTTGTCATGACAGACAAGTATGCAAAGACTGAGAATTTTAAGATAGCATTTTACTTGTCCCATCAGAGGCTCATGGATGAAAAAGTGGACGTAATTATCTTGATATTCCTTGAGAAGCCCCTTCAGAAGTCCAAGTTTCTCCAGCTCCGGAAGAGGCTCTGTGGGAGTTCTGTCCTTGAGTGGCCAACAAACCCACAGGCCCATCCGTACTTCTGGCAGTGTCTGAAAAACGCCCTGGCCACAGACAATCACGTGACCTACAGCCAGGTGTTCAAAGAGACAGCCTAG